In Kangiella koreensis DSM 16069, a single window of DNA contains:
- the dnaE gene encoding DNA polymerase III subunit alpha, with the protein MTPRFIHLKMHTEYSMVDSVVRIKPLIATCKEHQIPAIAMTDQMNMCGLVKFYSQSVSAGIKPIAGADLLIQNPNDEDEHFRVTALCMNNTGYLNLKYVISRAYLKNQHRGLPLVKKEWLPEYAEGLIILSGGRQGDVGKALLAGNMDQAASNLGFWNHHFKDRFYLELQRTGRPQENEYIHQVIGLAQGASTPVVATNDVRFIDKEDFDAHEARVCINQGRVLADPRRPREYSEQQYLRSEQEMVELFEDIPEALENSVEIAKRCNLEMRLGEYFLPEFPIPEGMTIAQYFEKVSKDGLEERLDQLFDRNADDFAEIRKAYDERLQIELDVINDMGFPGYFLIVADFIQWSKNNGVPVGPGRGSGAGSLVAYAMKITDLDPLEYDLLFERFLNPERVSMPDFDVDFCMEGRDRVIDYVAERYGRNSVSQIITFGTMAAKAVIRDVGRVFSHPYGFVDKLAKLIPFEVGMTLEKAFEQEPELPRLYEEDEDVRELWDLARKLEGVTRNAGKHAGGVVIAPNDLEEFAPLYCDETGHNIVTQFDKDDVESAGLVKFDFLGLRTLTIIDWAIETANGIIAKKGEEPIDITAIDTEDQQVFDLLQRADTTAVFQLESRGMKDLIKRLKPNRFEDIIALVALFRPGPLQSGMVDNFINRKHGREIVSYPDANYQHESLKEILEPTYGIILYQEQVMQIAQVLAGYTLGGADILRRAMGKKKPEEMEKQRSIFKEGAIKNNVDGDLAMKIFDLVEKFAGYGFNKSHSAAYALVAYQTAWLKTHHPAAFMAAVMSSDMDNTDKVVTYVEDAANSNLTITPPDVNKGQYRFSVDEEGRIVYGIGAIKGVGEGAIESIVNEREANGPYKDLFDFCSRVDLKKANRRTLEALIRAGAMDLIGPNRATLMASLDEAVKAAEQFNKSQAAGQDDLFGSVVATTATEQHQYIRVKPWTDEQVLQGEKETLGLYLTGHPIDRYIPEIKQMSITRLRNLQPTGRGNSARVVGLIVGMRVMNTKRGDKMAILTLDDKSGRCDVTVYAETFETYRHLLSRDNVIVVDGEARHDDYSGGTSVSANSVMSFEQAREQYCKKIVITISDSVIGPDTMVELEEKISHNRDGACPVVINFQYQQKQIAGDFIMSEDWCVQPVDALVFSLKHIPGCVDARVEY; encoded by the coding sequence ATGACACCACGCTTTATTCACCTCAAAATGCATACCGAATACTCTATGGTGGATAGTGTTGTGCGTATTAAGCCACTGATTGCGACCTGCAAGGAACATCAGATTCCGGCTATCGCCATGACCGACCAGATGAACATGTGTGGTCTGGTTAAGTTCTATTCTCAGTCCGTCTCAGCAGGCATTAAACCGATAGCAGGCGCTGACTTATTAATTCAGAACCCTAATGATGAGGATGAGCATTTTCGTGTCACAGCTCTGTGCATGAACAATACCGGTTACCTCAATCTCAAATACGTGATTTCGCGTGCATACCTTAAGAACCAGCATCGTGGTTTGCCCTTGGTTAAAAAGGAATGGTTGCCTGAATATGCCGAAGGTTTAATCATTCTGTCCGGTGGACGACAAGGGGATGTGGGAAAAGCATTGCTGGCCGGCAATATGGATCAGGCCGCCTCAAATCTAGGTTTCTGGAATCATCACTTCAAAGACAGGTTTTATCTGGAGTTACAGCGCACCGGCCGCCCACAGGAAAACGAATACATTCATCAGGTCATTGGTTTGGCGCAGGGCGCCAGTACGCCGGTTGTGGCTACTAATGATGTACGCTTCATCGACAAAGAAGATTTCGATGCACATGAAGCTCGGGTTTGCATTAATCAGGGCCGTGTATTAGCCGATCCGCGTCGTCCGCGCGAATACAGCGAACAGCAGTATTTGCGTAGCGAACAAGAAATGGTCGAGCTGTTTGAGGATATTCCTGAAGCACTGGAAAACAGCGTAGAAATTGCTAAGCGTTGCAATCTGGAAATGCGACTTGGCGAATATTTTTTACCAGAATTCCCCATTCCTGAAGGTATGACGATTGCTCAATACTTTGAGAAAGTTTCAAAAGATGGTCTTGAAGAGCGGCTTGATCAGCTGTTTGATCGTAATGCGGACGATTTCGCCGAGATTCGCAAAGCTTACGATGAACGTTTACAGATTGAGCTGGACGTTATCAACGACATGGGTTTCCCGGGCTACTTCTTAATCGTTGCTGACTTCATTCAGTGGTCAAAAAACAATGGCGTGCCGGTTGGTCCCGGTCGTGGTTCTGGTGCCGGTTCATTGGTTGCGTACGCGATGAAAATTACTGATCTGGACCCTCTTGAATACGACCTGCTTTTCGAGCGATTCCTCAATCCTGAGCGGGTTTCGATGCCTGACTTTGACGTCGACTTCTGTATGGAAGGACGCGATCGAGTGATTGATTATGTGGCCGAGCGTTATGGCCGTAACAGTGTATCGCAGATCATCACTTTCGGAACCATGGCTGCCAAAGCGGTGATTCGAGACGTAGGGCGTGTGTTCAGCCATCCTTATGGTTTCGTCGACAAGCTGGCCAAGTTGATTCCTTTCGAAGTGGGTATGACGCTGGAAAAAGCCTTTGAGCAAGAACCTGAATTACCCCGTTTGTACGAAGAAGACGAAGATGTCCGCGAGTTGTGGGACTTGGCGCGCAAGCTTGAAGGGGTGACCAGAAATGCCGGTAAGCACGCTGGTGGTGTGGTTATCGCACCGAATGATCTGGAAGAATTCGCCCCGCTGTATTGCGACGAAACTGGCCACAACATCGTTACTCAATTTGATAAAGACGATGTAGAAAGTGCGGGTCTGGTGAAGTTCGATTTCTTGGGACTGAGAACCTTGACCATTATCGACTGGGCAATTGAAACCGCTAACGGAATCATCGCCAAGAAAGGCGAAGAACCGATTGATATCACTGCCATCGATACCGAAGATCAACAGGTTTTCGATTTGTTGCAGCGTGCTGATACCACTGCGGTATTCCAGCTCGAATCGCGCGGCATGAAAGATTTGATTAAGCGCCTAAAGCCGAATCGTTTTGAAGACATCATCGCCTTGGTTGCACTGTTCCGCCCCGGTCCTTTGCAATCAGGTATGGTCGACAACTTCATTAATCGTAAGCATGGTCGTGAGATTGTTTCTTATCCTGATGCGAACTACCAACATGAATCCTTGAAAGAAATTCTTGAGCCAACCTACGGCATCATTCTCTATCAGGAGCAGGTGATGCAGATTGCGCAGGTGTTGGCTGGCTATACGCTGGGCGGCGCGGATATTTTGCGTCGTGCGATGGGTAAGAAAAAGCCTGAAGAGATGGAAAAACAGCGCAGCATCTTTAAAGAAGGCGCGATTAAAAATAACGTCGATGGCGATCTCGCCATGAAAATTTTCGATCTGGTGGAAAAGTTTGCCGGTTATGGTTTCAACAAATCACACTCGGCCGCCTATGCGTTAGTCGCCTATCAAACAGCATGGCTCAAAACCCATCATCCAGCAGCTTTTATGGCCGCGGTAATGTCTTCGGACATGGACAACACCGACAAGGTGGTGACTTACGTTGAAGACGCGGCAAATAGTAATTTAACCATCACGCCTCCAGATGTTAATAAAGGACAGTATCGCTTTTCGGTCGATGAAGAAGGGCGCATTGTTTATGGTATCGGGGCGATTAAAGGCGTTGGTGAAGGTGCCATTGAAAGCATCGTCAATGAGCGCGAAGCCAACGGACCTTACAAAGACTTATTCGATTTCTGTAGTCGAGTCGATCTGAAAAAAGCTAACCGAAGAACTTTAGAGGCCTTGATTCGCGCCGGTGCAATGGATCTCATAGGACCGAATCGTGCAACCTTAATGGCTTCTTTAGATGAAGCGGTAAAAGCCGCAGAACAGTTTAATAAAAGCCAGGCCGCAGGCCAGGATGATTTATTCGGTAGCGTGGTTGCGACCACGGCAACGGAGCAGCATCAATATATTCGCGTTAAGCCGTGGACCGATGAACAGGTACTGCAAGGTGAAAAAGAAACGCTGGGTCTGTATTTAACCGGACATCCCATCGATCGCTACATCCCAGAAATCAAACAAATGAGCATCACCCGCCTGCGAAACCTGCAACCGACAGGACGCGGCAACTCGGCAAGAGTGGTAGGTTTGATTGTTGGTATGCGTGTTATGAACACCAAACGCGGCGATAAGATGGCAATTTTGACTCTGGACGATAAGTCCGGCCGTTGTGACGTTACGGTGTACGCTGAAACTTTTGAAACCTATCGCCATCTATTGAGCCGTGATAACGTCATCGTAGTCGACGGTGAAGCGCGCCATGATGACTATTCCGGTGGCACCAGCGTCAGCGCCAACAGCGTTATGTCATTCGAACAGGCTCGCGAGCAATACTGCAAGAAAATTGTTATCACCATCTCCGACTCTGTCATTGGGCCAGACACAATGGTTGAGCTGGAAGAAAAAATCAGCCATAACCGAGACGGCGCCTGCCCAGTGGTTATCAACTTCCAGTACCAACAAAAGCAAATCGCCGGTGACTTCATCATGAGCGAAGACTGGTGCGTACAACCCGTCGATGCCTTAGTATTTAGCCTCAAGCATATTCCTGGTTGCGTTGATGCGAGAGTGGAATATTAG
- the rnhB gene encoding ribonuclease HII: MEQTILIAGVDEVGRGPLAGPVVAAAVILDPANPIVGLADSKKLTEKRREALSIEIKEKALAWSIARAEVEEIDRINILQASLLAMKRAVETLSHSPELALIDGNHCPELDCRMEAIIKGDSKEPAISAASILAKVARDTEMVEMEQTYPGYGFAKHKGYPTQQHREAIMQLGITPIHRRSYAPVQRMLDF; this comes from the coding sequence ATGGAGCAAACAATTTTAATTGCAGGTGTGGATGAAGTTGGGCGAGGTCCATTGGCTGGGCCAGTTGTTGCGGCTGCCGTGATTCTCGATCCAGCAAATCCTATTGTTGGTTTGGCGGATTCAAAAAAATTGACCGAAAAACGCCGCGAGGCTTTGTCTATTGAAATTAAAGAGAAAGCTCTGGCTTGGTCGATAGCGCGAGCAGAGGTTGAAGAAATTGACCGGATTAATATTCTGCAGGCCAGTTTGCTGGCCATGAAGCGTGCGGTTGAAACCTTAAGTCATTCGCCGGAGTTGGCTCTGATTGATGGTAACCACTGTCCTGAACTGGATTGCCGTATGGAGGCTATCATCAAAGGTGACAGTAAAGAGCCTGCAATTAGTGCGGCCTCGATTTTGGCGAAGGTGGCACGCGATACGGAGATGGTTGAGATGGAGCAGACTTATCCCGGGTATGGTTTTGCCAAACACAAAGGCTATCCAACCCAACAACATCGTGAGGCCATTATGCAGCTCGGTATTACGCCGATTCATCGCCGCTCATATGCTCCTGTGCAACGAATGCTCGATTTCTAG
- the lpxB gene encoding lipid-A-disaccharide synthase: MQTSPFADNTVAESVTKIAIIAGESSGDILGAGLIKELKKHFPNAEFEGIAGDLMQAEGCKSLYPMESLAVMGIVPILKRLPELLKMRRELAKRWIESPPDMFIGIDAPEFNIGLEKKLKAQNIKTIHYVSPSVWAWRPKRIFKIRKSTDLMLCLFPFEQDIYQRHAIDNFCVGHPLADQIPMDMDKSEARQRLGLSSGNDRVICIMPGSRGSEMKFLGQDFIETAKLIQDYYPDTQFIVPMANQARRQQFETLLQETTNAPDIQLVDGQSRDCMAASDLLVMASGTATLEAMLIKRPTVVAYKVGGFSYQIFKRLLIIDTFAIPNLLAKKPLIPELIQDECTPDNIFAEVRAWLEDDGHRWQQTKAVFDEWHDKLRKDADVYAANSITQWWLDNAR; the protein is encoded by the coding sequence ATGCAAACATCGCCTTTTGCTGACAATACCGTAGCAGAATCAGTAACCAAGATTGCCATTATCGCCGGAGAGTCATCCGGCGATATTTTAGGTGCCGGTTTAATTAAAGAGCTTAAAAAACACTTTCCCAATGCTGAGTTTGAGGGCATTGCTGGCGATTTGATGCAGGCCGAAGGTTGCAAAAGCCTTTATCCCATGGAATCTCTAGCGGTTATGGGCATCGTACCTATCCTGAAACGTCTTCCAGAATTACTTAAAATGCGTCGTGAATTGGCTAAGCGTTGGATTGAGTCGCCACCCGATATGTTTATTGGCATTGATGCGCCTGAGTTTAATATTGGTCTGGAAAAGAAATTAAAAGCTCAAAACATCAAAACCATTCACTATGTCAGCCCTTCAGTGTGGGCCTGGCGTCCAAAGCGCATCTTTAAGATTCGAAAGTCTACCGATCTAATGCTTTGCCTGTTTCCTTTTGAGCAAGACATCTATCAGCGGCATGCTATTGATAATTTCTGTGTCGGCCATCCGTTAGCGGACCAGATCCCTATGGATATGGATAAATCAGAAGCGAGACAACGATTAGGCTTATCGAGTGGCAATGATAGAGTTATATGTATCATGCCCGGTAGTCGAGGGTCTGAAATGAAGTTCCTCGGTCAGGACTTTATCGAAACAGCCAAACTGATTCAGGATTATTATCCGGACACACAATTCATAGTGCCAATGGCCAATCAGGCTCGTCGCCAGCAATTTGAAACTCTATTACAAGAGACAACCAATGCGCCAGATATTCAGTTAGTTGATGGCCAATCAAGAGATTGCATGGCTGCCAGCGATTTATTGGTGATGGCATCCGGTACCGCAACCTTAGAAGCGATGCTCATCAAACGCCCAACCGTGGTTGCCTATAAAGTCGGAGGCTTTAGTTATCAGATATTTAAACGATTGTTGATCATTGATACCTTTGCTATTCCCAATTTGCTGGCTAAGAAGCCTTTAATTCCCGAGTTGATCCAGGACGAGTGCACTCCTGACAATATTTTTGCTGAGGTTCGCGCCTGGCTGGAAGATGATGGTCATCGTTGGCAACAAACAAAAGCGGTCTTTGATGAATGGCATGACAAGCTACGCAAAGATGCGGATGTGTATGCTGCTAATTCGATCACACAATGGTGGCTGGATAACGCACGATAA
- the lpxA gene encoding acyl-ACP--UDP-N-acetylglucosamine O-acyltransferase, producing MIHSTAIIDPSAKIADDVEIGPYSIIGKDVSIDSGTVVGPHVVIGSYTTIGKNNRFFQFSSIGEENQDKKYAGEPTRTIIGDGNVFRECCTVHRGTVQDGSETRIGNNGWFMAYTHIAHDCVLGDNTIMSNNATLAGHVHVGDHVIMSGFAKIHQFCKIGDHAFIGMDCAISKDIPPFVLVAENAPYGLNSEGLKRRGFSSETISELKRAYRTIYRKSLKIEEAIAELSESSDPHVQQMVEFLQNANRGILR from the coding sequence GTGATCCATTCAACCGCCATTATTGACCCATCAGCAAAGATTGCTGACGACGTAGAAATTGGCCCGTATTCAATTATTGGTAAAGATGTTTCCATCGATTCAGGGACTGTAGTCGGTCCTCATGTAGTGATTGGAAGCTATACCACCATTGGTAAAAACAATCGTTTTTTCCAGTTTTCTTCAATTGGTGAAGAAAATCAGGATAAAAAGTATGCGGGCGAACCTACTCGAACCATCATTGGTGATGGTAACGTGTTCAGAGAGTGTTGTACGGTGCATCGCGGCACTGTGCAGGACGGCTCGGAAACTCGAATAGGTAATAATGGCTGGTTCATGGCATATACCCACATCGCACACGATTGTGTGTTGGGTGACAACACCATTATGTCTAACAATGCGACGCTAGCGGGTCATGTTCATGTTGGTGATCACGTTATTATGTCCGGTTTTGCTAAAATCCATCAGTTCTGCAAAATCGGTGATCATGCCTTTATTGGTATGGATTGCGCGATTAGCAAAGATATCCCTCCCTTTGTGCTAGTTGCAGAAAACGCACCCTATGGCCTTAATTCAGAAGGCTTGAAGCGTCGTGGCTTCTCCTCAGAGACTATTAGTGAGTTAAAGCGTGCTTACCGCACCATTTATCGGAAGTCACTTAAAATTGAAGAGGCCATTGCTGAATTGTCGGAAAGTTCCGATCCCCATGTGCAACAAATGGTAGAATTTTTGCAGAACGCGAACCGTGGTATTTTGCGCTAA
- the fabZ gene encoding 3-hydroxyacyl-ACP dehydratase FabZ: MSDNDVTEMNSMDIYEVMKHLPHRYPFLLVDRVVDFKAGEYLKAIKNVTVNEPFFPGHFPHRPVFPGVLMLEAMAQASGILAFKTTESLPTDDSLFYFVGIDDARFKKPVEPGDQVVMEVTVLKRKRDMWKFSAVATVDGKVVCSAELMCAKKDIA, from the coding sequence ATGAGCGATAATGACGTAACAGAGATGAATTCTATGGATATCTATGAGGTGATGAAACATCTACCGCATCGCTATCCTTTTTTATTGGTTGACCGTGTGGTCGACTTTAAGGCTGGGGAATATTTGAAGGCAATAAAGAATGTTACCGTCAATGAGCCTTTTTTCCCGGGCCACTTTCCACATCGCCCAGTGTTCCCAGGAGTTTTGATGCTTGAAGCTATGGCGCAGGCCAGTGGCATTTTGGCATTTAAAACAACCGAATCTCTGCCAACCGATGACTCATTATTCTATTTTGTTGGTATTGATGATGCTCGTTTCAAGAAACCAGTTGAGCCAGGTGATCAAGTGGTGATGGAAGTTACTGTCTTGAAACGAAAGCGCGATATGTGGAAGTTTTCTGCAGTTGCCACCGTAGATGGCAAAGTGGTCTGCTCCGCTGAACTCATGTGTGCTAAGAAGGATATTGCGTGA
- the lpxD gene encoding UDP-3-O-(3-hydroxymyristoyl)glucosamine N-acyltransferase, with protein MQKTLQDIAELIGAELKGEPQLVITAVSPLNKAQKGELSFISDKKYLDHLESSQASALIVNPAVAEQLSGNLLVMKDPYLGYAKAAQIFDTTPRPEKGIATSAAISETAQLGSNVTVDAHAVIKDGAIIDDNAIIGAGVVIGENVKIGANTLIYPNTVIYHAVEIGRDCIIHANVVLGSDGFGYANDQGQWVKIPQVGSVIIGDSVEIGAHTAIDRGALENTIIGTGVKLDNHIHIAHNVVIGDYTAIAGCTAIAGSTTIGKHCTIAGRVSIIGHLEVCDKAHITATTFVNKSITEPGAYSSGTTFQTNKEWHKSAVRFRQLDEMWRKLKQLEKELGQLKDSRDDNDER; from the coding sequence TTGCAAAAAACACTTCAAGACATTGCTGAGCTTATTGGCGCAGAGCTTAAAGGTGAACCGCAGTTAGTGATAACTGCGGTTTCGCCGTTAAATAAAGCGCAAAAAGGTGAGCTCAGCTTCATCAGTGATAAAAAATATCTAGACCACCTTGAAAGCAGTCAAGCCTCTGCATTAATAGTGAACCCTGCCGTTGCTGAGCAATTAAGTGGAAACCTGTTGGTGATGAAAGATCCTTATTTAGGATATGCAAAGGCTGCCCAGATATTTGATACCACACCTCGTCCCGAAAAGGGCATAGCCACAAGTGCGGCCATCTCTGAAACAGCTCAATTGGGCTCTAATGTAACGGTAGACGCACATGCAGTTATCAAAGATGGTGCCATAATCGATGATAACGCTATCATCGGCGCTGGGGTTGTTATTGGTGAGAATGTTAAAATCGGCGCTAATACGCTTATTTACCCTAACACAGTGATTTATCATGCTGTAGAAATTGGTAGGGACTGTATCATTCACGCCAACGTTGTACTCGGCTCAGATGGATTTGGCTATGCCAATGACCAAGGGCAATGGGTGAAAATTCCACAAGTAGGCAGTGTCATTATTGGTGACTCGGTAGAAATCGGCGCGCATACCGCGATAGACCGTGGCGCACTAGAGAACACTATCATTGGAACTGGCGTTAAATTAGATAATCATATCCATATCGCACACAACGTTGTGATTGGGGATTACACGGCAATTGCGGGCTGTACAGCGATTGCAGGTAGCACAACTATTGGAAAGCACTGCACAATCGCGGGCAGAGTGAGTATAATTGGCCACCTTGAGGTATGTGATAAAGCACATATCACGGCAACAACCTTTGTTAATAAATCAATTACTGAGCCTGGAGCCTATTCTTCAGGTACGACATTCCAGACCAATAAGGAATGGCATAAAAGTGCAGTACGTTTCAGACAACTGGATGAAATGTGGCGTAAACTAAAACAGCTGGAAAAAGAACTAGGGCAGCTAAAAGACTCAAGAGACGATAATGATGAGCGATAA
- a CDS encoding OmpH family outer membrane protein, with translation MKKLLALFLFILVSTPSMASAELKVGIINFGEVMAKVPQKDAINQTLQKEFSGREDELKRLGEEIEAARTDYVNNVATMSESQATEKKRSIQQKMSDYKLKEAAFKEDLEKRSREEQSKLGGQIRDAVEVVAKKGGYNILLDRQSAPYIDASVPDVTAQVLSELSK, from the coding sequence TTGAAAAAGTTATTAGCACTATTCTTATTTATCTTAGTAAGCACACCATCAATGGCTAGTGCCGAGTTAAAAGTTGGCATCATCAACTTCGGCGAAGTCATGGCAAAAGTCCCACAAAAAGATGCAATCAACCAAACTTTGCAAAAAGAGTTTTCAGGTAGGGAAGATGAGCTAAAGCGTTTAGGTGAAGAGATTGAAGCAGCTCGAACTGACTACGTTAATAATGTTGCCACCATGTCTGAATCTCAAGCAACAGAAAAGAAGCGTAGCATTCAGCAAAAGATGTCTGACTACAAGTTGAAAGAAGCAGCTTTCAAAGAAGACTTAGAAAAGCGTAGCCGTGAAGAGCAATCGAAACTTGGTGGACAAATTCGTGATGCAGTAGAAGTTGTGGCGAAAAAGGGTGGTTATAATATACTGCTTGACCGTCAGTCTGCGCCTTATATTGATGCTTCTGTTCCAGACGTGACTGCTCAGGTACTATCTGAGTTATCAAAATAA
- the bamA gene encoding outer membrane protein assembly factor BamA — translation MRLITKTVTALVFSALFSKAGAIEPFVVEDIQVEGLQRVELGTFFTELPIRVGEKLDDARAPSIIRAIHQTGNFDFVKLEKEGNVLKVTVVERPVITDIILKGNKVLKTEQLLEGMENAGISKGEVLDSFVLEKIEQEIAKQYYSNGHYHISVEKKLAELSRNRVQLHITINEGGSAKIKEFNIVGNDLFTDKKLLSQFELTTGGMFTFFTDDNKYNSDTLEKDLETLTSYYKDRGYLEFKINSTEISLANNEEDIYITIVVDEGEIYTISGIDIIGDFTLDVDMIRSMIPLKAGDTYSAAAMAFAEEQIKSLLGVYGYAFAEVRTIPEVSKDTPEAKLIVLVEPGERHYVDRISFEGNTSTNENVLRREVRVQEGGSLSSTLVERSKIRLQRLPYIENVQVETIKKEGTTDRADVMFKVKERSAAQISGGLGYNDFYGMTVNGELSHSNFLGSGNSVGLALNINKAIKSARLNYTDNYFTQDGIGLSTSLNYSETDYGKLNLVAQSMDTLGLGSTVYIPMGEYSTFSLGFNASKNTITSPITNTQRVIDFFDLLGYDARLDSVVDFDNFSVNLGYSINSLNRSIFPSNGSRHRYGLEVGTDVGDLEFYKATYDYDYYFPLSDNGWIFSIRGGLGYGDGYGDTEDLPYFQNFYGGGSSSLRGFETNTVGPRDLQRVRSTQSVPSPIPGAGNTTIVLPSEYDSLYIGRYSVGGNARFLNSFELIFPTPFIEDTSNVRTSFFVDVGNVWDTKFDPAKFQGLSIEPNSILPFVPDYSDYKDYRASYGISLQWYSAMGPLQFSLSRPLKSEPYDDTETFTFSIGQTF, via the coding sequence ATGCGTTTGATAACAAAAACAGTTACGGCTTTAGTATTTTCTGCACTTTTTTCCAAAGCAGGCGCAATCGAGCCTTTTGTTGTAGAAGACATTCAAGTGGAAGGTTTACAACGAGTTGAGCTGGGAACATTTTTTACTGAATTACCGATTCGTGTGGGAGAGAAGTTAGATGATGCTCGAGCTCCGAGTATAATTCGAGCCATTCACCAAACAGGAAACTTTGACTTTGTAAAACTGGAAAAAGAGGGCAATGTCCTCAAAGTAACTGTAGTTGAACGTCCAGTTATTACTGATATTATTTTAAAAGGTAATAAAGTTCTTAAAACGGAACAGTTACTAGAGGGGATGGAAAATGCTGGCATTTCTAAGGGCGAGGTTCTCGATAGTTTTGTCCTTGAGAAAATTGAGCAGGAAATTGCAAAACAGTATTATTCCAATGGCCATTACCATATTAGTGTCGAAAAAAAGTTGGCTGAGCTATCTCGGAATCGTGTGCAATTGCATATCACAATCAATGAAGGCGGCTCTGCAAAAATTAAAGAGTTTAATATTGTTGGAAATGACCTCTTCACAGATAAAAAACTACTGTCTCAATTTGAATTAACAACTGGTGGTATGTTCACCTTCTTTACTGATGATAATAAATACAACAGCGATACCCTAGAAAAAGATCTTGAAACATTAACCTCTTATTATAAAGATCGAGGCTATCTTGAGTTTAAAATCAACTCCACTGAAATTTCTTTAGCTAATAATGAAGAAGATATTTATATCACAATTGTTGTAGACGAAGGTGAAATTTATACTATTTCTGGGATAGATATCATTGGTGATTTCACGCTTGATGTGGATATGATTAGAAGCATGATACCTTTAAAAGCTGGCGATACCTATTCTGCTGCAGCAATGGCGTTTGCCGAAGAGCAAATTAAATCATTATTAGGAGTTTATGGTTATGCTTTTGCAGAGGTTAGAACCATCCCTGAAGTGTCGAAAGATACTCCCGAAGCGAAGTTGATAGTTTTAGTTGAGCCTGGAGAGAGACACTACGTCGATCGCATTAGCTTTGAGGGTAATACTTCCACAAATGAAAATGTGTTAAGAAGAGAAGTTCGAGTTCAAGAAGGTGGAAGTCTTTCATCGACATTAGTTGAGCGCTCTAAAATTCGGTTACAACGACTTCCCTACATTGAGAATGTCCAAGTTGAAACGATCAAGAAAGAGGGAACTACAGATCGTGCCGATGTGATGTTTAAAGTAAAGGAGCGTAGCGCAGCCCAAATCAGTGGCGGACTTGGATATAATGACTTTTATGGGATGACTGTTAATGGTGAGTTGTCTCATAGTAATTTTTTAGGGTCCGGCAACTCGGTTGGTTTGGCGTTAAATATTAACAAAGCAATCAAAAGTGCCCGATTAAATTATACTGACAACTACTTTACTCAGGATGGAATCGGCTTATCAACTAGTTTGAACTATAGTGAAACTGATTACGGTAAATTAAATCTTGTTGCACAAAGTATGGATACACTTGGACTTGGTTCAACTGTATACATACCAATGGGAGAATATTCAACATTCAGTCTTGGTTTTAATGCTTCAAAAAACACCATCACATCACCGATCACTAACACACAACGAGTGATCGATTTCTTTGATTTATTAGGTTATGACGCCAGACTGGACTCAGTAGTTGACTTTGATAATTTCTCTGTAAATTTAGGCTATAGTATTAACTCGTTAAATCGCTCAATCTTCCCATCTAATGGTAGTCGTCACCGCTATGGTTTGGAAGTTGGGACTGATGTTGGTGATCTAGAGTTTTATAAAGCTACTTATGATTATGACTATTACTTTCCATTGTCCGATAATGGTTGGATTTTCTCCATTCGAGGCGGCCTTGGTTATGGCGATGGTTATGGGGATACAGAGGACTTACCTTACTTTCAAAACTTTTATGGTGGTGGCAGTTCATCATTGAGAGGCTTTGAAACTAATACTGTTGGGCCAAGAGATCTTCAGAGGGTACGGTCTACTCAAAGTGTTCCGAGTCCAATCCCTGGAGCTGGCAACACTACAATTGTTCTACCCAGTGAGTATGACAGCTTGTACATAGGTCGATACTCAGTTGGTGGTAATGCGCGCTTCTTGAACTCTTTTGAGTTGATTTTCCCAACTCCGTTTATTGAAGATACCTCAAATGTAAGAACTAGTTTCTTTGTTGATGTAGGCAATGTTTGGGACACAAAGTTTGACCCGGCAAAATTTCAGGGGTTAAGTATCGAGCCAAACAGTATTTTACCGTTTGTGCCTGACTATAGTGATTATAAAGACTATAGAGCTTCTTACGGAATTTCATTGCAGTGGTACTCTGCAATGGGACCATTACAATTTAGTTTATCTAGGCCTCTGAAGAGTGAACCGTATGATGATACGGAAACTTTCACTTTCTCAATTGGTCAAACATTTTAA